One Nitrosomonas sp. PY1 DNA window includes the following coding sequences:
- a CDS encoding type II secretion system F family protein: protein MRYEVKAVLSDQGTVLLHLEANSEEEARLQVTEKGGMVLSVKRSFSGFSFKSRSKFPLVHFSQELLSLQVAGLSLVEGIETLLEKEQDSSNRKVIQNILAKLYEGVTFSQALGEYPQFFPPLYIATVRASEKTGDLAEALTRFITYQTQMDFVRKKLVGASIYPILLLLVGFLVSIFLMVFVVPKFSAIYDDMNSDLPWLSLLLIKWGQFVHEYGWELTIVSAVVMILAIYIVSRPAFRASVLQLLWRIPAIGEHMRVYQLARFYKTLGMLLRGGIPITQALNMVSGLLQTHFRPKVEAAARHIREGKTISTAMEMEGLTTAVGNRMLRVGERTGLMGDMMERIGNFHDEEIARWVEWTTKLIEPLLMAFIGIVIGGIIILMYMPIFELAGSIN, encoded by the coding sequence ATGCGTTACGAGGTAAAAGCAGTTTTATCCGATCAAGGTACCGTGTTGCTCCATTTGGAGGCGAATAGCGAGGAAGAAGCGCGTCTTCAAGTAACGGAAAAGGGTGGCATGGTCCTGAGCGTGAAGCGGAGTTTTTCTGGCTTTTCGTTCAAATCACGGAGCAAATTTCCGCTAGTACACTTCAGTCAAGAATTGCTTTCGTTGCAGGTTGCTGGATTGAGTCTGGTGGAAGGTATCGAGACTTTATTAGAGAAAGAGCAGGATTCGAGTAATCGCAAAGTCATTCAAAATATTCTGGCTAAACTCTATGAAGGCGTGACTTTTTCGCAAGCGTTGGGAGAATATCCGCAGTTCTTTCCACCATTGTATATTGCGACAGTTCGCGCCAGCGAAAAAACTGGCGATCTTGCTGAGGCATTAACGCGGTTTATTACCTATCAAACACAGATGGATTTCGTTCGTAAGAAGTTGGTGGGTGCGTCAATTTATCCTATTTTACTGTTATTAGTCGGTTTTCTGGTTTCGATCTTTCTCATGGTATTTGTCGTACCAAAATTCAGTGCGATTTATGATGATATGAACAGTGATTTACCTTGGCTATCATTGTTATTGATCAAATGGGGGCAGTTTGTTCATGAATACGGGTGGGAATTGACCATTGTTTCGGCTGTTGTGATGATTCTGGCAATATATATTGTTAGTAGGCCTGCTTTTAGGGCTAGCGTGTTGCAGTTGCTGTGGCGCATACCCGCAATCGGTGAACATATGCGTGTATATCAATTGGCGCGCTTTTATAAAACTTTGGGAATGCTGTTACGAGGCGGTATTCCAATTACGCAAGCATTGAATATGGTTAGTGGATTGTTACAGACGCATTTTCGTCCCAAGGTGGAGGCAGCCGCAAGGCATATTCGTGAGGGTAAGACGATTTCAACGGCGATGGAAATGGAAGGACTGACGACTGCTGTAGGGAACCGTATGTTGCGAGTCGGTGAGAGGACCGGTTTGATGGGCGATATGATGGAACGTATCGGCAATTTTCATGATGAAGAGATTGCACGTTGGGTGGAATGGACTACTAAACTAATCGAACCACTATTGATGGCATTTATCGGTATTGTTATTGGCGGAATTATCATTTTGATGTACATGCCGATTTTTGAATTGGCGGGTAGTATTAATTGA
- a CDS encoding GspE/PulE family protein — protein sequence MNQGVSVIQVLEDVDGYAPEALIQQLGQLLHIDVLDMNAIHMLTPAFDVLPFSEAIMHECVLFRHEQRYLFAISNPFSNKIRAWAEERFSVPIAWRLVHPADLAAFFAQQEKTMRAMDQVLPSNELNKIQSGIEDLSLKSINEGTSQVVRLVHSTLYDAHKSQASDIHLEMTIGALSIKYRIDGVLTSVGVIQGADLAEQVISRIKVMSELDIAERRVPQDGRFKISIQGREIDFRVSIMPSIFGEDAVLRILDRQALSDHIEGLTLNQLGFSQTAITSIRRLSSEPYGMLLVTGPTGSGKTTSLYAAISEVNKGNDKIITIEDPIEYQLAGVLQIPVNEKKGLTFARGLRSILRHDPDKIMVGEIRDAETAQIAIQAALTGHLVFTTVHANNVFDVIGRFSHMGVDPYSFVSALNGIVAQRLVRLLCSHCSSDEYPDDDLITESGIALAEADQYRFRNGKGCGHCRGSGYRGRNAIAEILLLNDEIRELIVAQEPIRRIKEAARNNGTHFLREAALDMVKQGMTSLEEANRVTIVA from the coding sequence ATGAATCAAGGTGTGTCGGTGATACAGGTGCTGGAGGATGTGGATGGTTACGCACCTGAGGCATTGATTCAGCAGCTCGGTCAATTGTTACATATCGATGTGTTGGATATGAATGCTATCCATATGCTGACGCCTGCATTTGATGTGTTGCCATTTTCAGAAGCGATCATGCATGAGTGTGTGTTGTTTCGTCATGAGCAACGTTATTTGTTCGCGATTAGTAATCCATTTTCAAATAAGATAAGAGCGTGGGCGGAAGAACGTTTTAGTGTGCCAATTGCATGGCGCTTGGTGCATCCTGCTGATTTGGCGGCTTTTTTCGCACAACAAGAAAAAACCATGCGTGCGATGGATCAGGTACTGCCATCAAATGAACTAAATAAAATTCAAAGCGGCATCGAAGATTTATCATTGAAAAGTATTAATGAAGGCACCAGTCAAGTAGTTAGGCTGGTGCATTCGACACTTTATGATGCGCATAAATCCCAGGCTAGCGATATCCACTTGGAAATGACAATAGGGGCACTATCAATTAAATATCGGATTGACGGTGTGTTAACTTCGGTTGGCGTGATACAAGGCGCAGACTTGGCGGAACAAGTGATATCTCGTATCAAGGTGATGTCAGAATTGGATATTGCGGAACGTCGCGTGCCGCAAGATGGTCGTTTTAAAATTTCCATTCAGGGGCGTGAAATTGATTTTCGTGTCTCGATCATGCCGAGTATCTTTGGTGAAGATGCCGTGTTGCGTATTTTGGATCGACAAGCGCTATCCGATCATATTGAAGGTTTGACTTTGAATCAGTTGGGCTTTAGTCAAACGGCGATAACCAGCATTCGACGTTTAAGTTCGGAACCGTACGGTATGTTACTTGTTACCGGTCCGACAGGAAGTGGTAAGACAACTTCTCTTTATGCAGCTATTTCCGAAGTTAACAAAGGCAACGATAAGATCATCACCATTGAAGATCCGATTGAGTATCAACTCGCTGGCGTATTGCAAATCCCAGTAAATGAAAAAAAAGGATTAACGTTTGCGCGCGGCTTACGTTCTATATTGCGTCATGACCCGGATAAAATTATGGTGGGTGAGATTCGGGATGCTGAAACTGCGCAAATCGCCATTCAAGCGGCACTAACAGGGCATTTGGTATTTACTACCGTACATGCAAATAATGTATTTGATGTAATAGGGCGATTCTCGCATATGGGCGTGGATCCTTATAGTTTTGTATCGGCTTTGAACGGTATCGTGGCACAACGATTAGTGCGGTTGTTGTGTTCGCATTGTTCCAGCGATGAATATCCAGACGATGATCTGATTACCGAGTCTGGCATTGCGCTTGCAGAAGCAGATCAGTATCGATTTCGTAACGGTAAAGGATGCGGGCATTGTCGCGGTAGTGGATATCGAGGCAGGAATGCAATTGCAGAAATTTTACTGTTAAACGATGAGATTCGCGAATTGATCGTAGCACAAGAACCGATCCGACGTATTAAGGAAGCTGCGCGCAACAATGGTACACACTTTCTCCGTGAGGCGGCTTTGGATATGGTGAAGCAGGGAATGACCAGTTTAGAGGAGGCCAATCGTGTCACAATTGTGGCGTGA
- a CDS encoding PilN domain-containing protein — translation MSRLKLKFPYQEQAIPQVDIAILLFGLMLLVIVIFQYRQITEEINYWNNRVDRLEKQQQQKATPRTRSTSRVREFSQEIRKEIGQANGILDQINLPWDVLFDGIEHASTKDIALLSLQPNVANRALRINGEAKDMAKLLDFVEALEQEEIFQNVHLINYKIKQDNPNKPIIFLLSTEWIVIS, via the coding sequence ATGTCTCGCCTGAAATTAAAGTTTCCTTATCAGGAGCAAGCAATTCCACAGGTTGATATTGCTATTCTATTGTTTGGGTTAATGTTACTCGTGATCGTCATCTTTCAGTATCGCCAGATCACTGAAGAAATTAATTATTGGAATAACCGGGTGGATCGCTTGGAAAAGCAGCAGCAACAAAAAGCCACGCCACGTACAAGATCTACTTCACGGGTGAGGGAATTCAGTCAAGAAATTCGCAAGGAAATCGGTCAAGCCAATGGTATTTTGGATCAAATCAATCTGCCGTGGGATGTGCTTTTTGATGGTATCGAACATGCTTCGACGAAAGATATAGCGCTATTGTCATTACAACCCAATGTGGCGAACCGTGCGTTGCGCATTAACGGTGAAGCCAAAGATATGGCGAAATTATTAGATTTCGTTGAAGCGCTTGAACAAGAAGAAATTTTCCAGAATGTGCATTTGATTAATTACAAAATCAAGCAAGATAATCCCAATAAGCCAATCATTTTTCTTTTATCTACAGAATGGATCGTAATTTCTTAA
- a CDS encoding secretin and TonB N-terminal domain-containing protein → MKIWKFIVITLLVMIVAGCAINNKTFLNRNENFSEGQKLIEQGQYEIGLEKIHQALREQPDEKEIRAVLIRLSDEIANKLLFVAENYRFSGDLVNAEKGYQRILNMFPANERAKDGLEAIKTERRHIALVETAKEHLARNDVAQAETIVRAVLQENSQQTHARQLIGQINSMMVRPEVTDLALESAFKKNISMEFKDTDMRSVFEIMSRTAGINFVFDKDIRQETKVSIFVRKNTVEDILKLLLITNQLAYKALNSNTLLIYPNTPAKLKDYQELVVKSFQVAYTDVKQMVAMVRGIVKAKDIYVNEQLNLFIMRDTLEAIRLTERLVSLNDIAEPEVILDVAILEISRNNNFLLGPNFPQQITAAAAATTAATAGTGAGTLAGPVLLSQIGFHGLRSFAINDKATIDFKQSLSTGDILANPRIRVSNREKAKIHVGEKRPFFTANVQPGINSIVTSTPTFIDLGVKLDVEPRIGLNNEVTMKVTLEVSNYITDIKGPGEAVAPLVGTRNAETLLTLKDGETQVLAGLVENRQIRAIDGIAGLFNIPGLDRLTSNQKVDRVKNEVVLLITPHIVRTLPRPTNMENEYHFGTASEAGKLPVAIKKTNPQSLAIAPAGAGGGSMRSAAVNPFAAAEQSADENPFASAASSMPPTLTLQGPATVGLDKEFSVNVRMVGAKATVNSDMQLSYDSNTLELLDGGPKSGSRVLKLGQDQVLGMATQLRFKVIASNPGTTEVSVQSATGEDIQTGDSVEVTLPTPVMITIK, encoded by the coding sequence ATGAAAATTTGGAAATTTATTGTTATCACACTTTTGGTTATGATTGTGGCGGGTTGCGCGATTAATAACAAAACATTTCTGAATAGGAATGAAAATTTTTCCGAAGGTCAAAAATTGATCGAGCAAGGTCAGTATGAAATAGGTTTGGAAAAAATCCATCAAGCGCTGCGCGAACAACCGGACGAAAAAGAAATACGCGCCGTTTTGATAAGATTGTCTGACGAAATTGCAAATAAACTGCTGTTTGTCGCAGAAAATTATCGGTTTTCTGGGGATCTTGTGAATGCTGAAAAAGGATATCAACGTATCCTAAATATGTTTCCTGCAAACGAGCGTGCCAAAGATGGATTGGAAGCGATTAAGACTGAGCGTCGGCATATAGCTCTCGTAGAAACCGCTAAAGAGCACTTAGCCCGAAATGATGTGGCTCAGGCTGAGACGATAGTGCGAGCAGTATTGCAGGAAAATTCACAACAAACGCATGCGCGTCAACTGATCGGGCAAATAAACTCAATGATGGTTCGCCCAGAAGTAACGGATTTAGCATTGGAATCAGCATTTAAGAAAAATATTTCGATGGAATTTAAAGATACCGATATGCGCTCGGTATTTGAAATCATGTCGCGTACTGCAGGAATCAATTTCGTTTTCGATAAAGACATTCGGCAAGAAACCAAAGTTTCTATTTTTGTACGTAAAAATACGGTTGAAGATATTTTAAAGTTATTGTTAATTACTAATCAATTGGCTTATAAGGCTCTAAATAGCAATACGTTATTGATTTACCCTAACACACCGGCAAAACTGAAAGACTATCAGGAGTTAGTAGTAAAAAGTTTCCAGGTGGCTTATACCGATGTAAAACAAATGGTTGCAATGGTTCGAGGGATTGTTAAAGCGAAAGATATTTATGTCAACGAGCAACTGAACTTGTTTATCATGCGCGATACTTTAGAGGCGATTCGTTTGACTGAGCGCCTTGTGAGTTTGAACGATATCGCTGAACCGGAAGTGATATTGGATGTCGCCATACTAGAAATTTCTCGCAACAATAATTTTCTTTTGGGACCTAATTTTCCTCAACAGATCACTGCTGCCGCGGCTGCTACAACCGCTGCAACTGCTGGTACTGGTGCCGGCACTCTTGCGGGCCCAGTGTTATTAAGCCAAATTGGATTTCATGGGCTTAGGTCTTTTGCGATCAATGACAAAGCGACGATTGATTTTAAACAAAGCTTATCGACAGGCGATATATTGGCTAATCCGAGAATCCGTGTTTCCAATCGTGAAAAAGCTAAAATCCATGTTGGTGAGAAACGGCCGTTTTTTACTGCCAATGTACAGCCGGGTATCAACTCGATTGTGACTTCGACACCAACTTTTATCGATTTGGGAGTGAAATTGGATGTCGAGCCACGCATTGGTTTGAATAATGAAGTGACCATGAAAGTGACACTGGAGGTTAGTAATTATATAACTGATATTAAAGGTCCGGGTGAAGCGGTTGCACCATTGGTTGGCACACGCAATGCTGAAACTTTGCTAACGTTAAAGGATGGCGAAACCCAAGTTTTAGCCGGGCTTGTGGAAAATCGGCAAATAAGAGCAATAGATGGCATTGCGGGATTATTTAACATTCCTGGATTAGATCGATTGACTTCTAACCAGAAGGTAGATCGCGTAAAAAATGAAGTCGTTTTGTTGATTACGCCACATATAGTGCGGACACTTCCACGGCCCACCAATATGGAAAACGAATATCACTTTGGTACTGCCAGTGAAGCAGGTAAATTACCGGTAGCGATTAAAAAAACCAATCCTCAGTCTCTGGCAATCGCGCCGGCAGGTGCAGGAGGTGGTAGTATGAGGAGTGCTGCAGTAAATCCATTTGCCGCGGCGGAGCAATCGGCTGATGAAAATCCATTTGCGAGCGCCGCATCATCCATGCCACCAACATTGACGCTGCAAGGGCCTGCAACGGTCGGATTAGATAAAGAATTTTCGGTGAATGTTCGCATGGTTGGTGCAAAAGCAACCGTCAACTCGGATATGCAGCTCAGTTATGATTCGAATACGCTGGAATTATTGGATGGCGGACCTAAATCCGGTTCGCGCGTGCTTAAGCTCGGCCAGGATCAAGTGTTGGGTATGGCGACGCAATTGCGTTTTAAAGTAATTGCATCTAATCCTGGCACGACGGAAGTCAGTGTGCAGAGTGCTACCGGAGAGGATATTCAGACTGGCGACTCGGTTGAAGTGACGCTGCCAACTCCAGTGATGATAACGATCAAATAG